A window of Trichoderma atroviride chromosome 3, complete sequence contains these coding sequences:
- a CDS encoding uncharacterized protein (TransMembrane:2 (o595-616i628-647o)): protein MAHLAAAKLPYRDINLKVTSDAYTFTSPSSPDAPSLVIDRPMGDIRLVQGGFNSTKRATRVSSISGILGIIQLPLDKYVIIISKAQPMGRLKGQMIYKVISTEILPMRERQIHDPDEDTFINLLKTFLAQAPLYFSYSTDLTNSIQRQSHADTSRPLWLRTDDRFFYNKHLQSELIRFRTAGSRSQPGPQPATDPYILPCIFGMLEIKQTKFKSTPLTIILISRRSRYRGGTRFFTRGVDEEGHVANYNETEQIVILNDSSTGLGGFAGSSDMQSGKFGTSAGQEVQVLSYVQTRGSVPTFWSEINNLKYTPKIQVRSTDAALAAAAKHFEEQIRIYGDNYLINLVNHKGREQKVKESYEQMTKALVSMPKEQREANRLTDEKFTTIQPGSSRQQFDRLHYVYFDYHSETKGMQMHKAHAIVDRLREAVDAQGYFRGVDMPGNNDGRIEARSLQTSVMRTNCMDCLDRTNVVQSIFARHMLDRMLVDVGLLAQGSTFRNEDPEFEVLFRNIWADNADVVSTAYSGTGAMKTDVTRTGKRTKMGALQDGRIGVTRYCLNNFLDGPRQDAYDLFLGVYQPGEANAGTNLIFGDRRPILIQAIPYILAFSAFIVLVGIFTPRPPNSSILPMRLFILFWSSVAAWCFYFVWTHGMLYVNWPRLNPLSYAVDGYADNFSKARKDKVIGSFVARHERGLSTARFINAEEGKKRIE, encoded by the exons ATGGCGCACCTAGCGGCAGCTAAGCTGCCCTATCGCGATATTAACCTCAAGGTCACCAGCGATGCCTATACCTTTACGTCGCCTTCGTCGCCCGATGCGCCGTCCCTGGTGATTGACCGACCGATGGGAGACATCCGCCTGGTCCAGGGCGGCTTCAATTCAACGAAGCGAGCGACGCGcgtctccagcatctccggCATTCTTGGCATCATCCAGCTGCCACTAG ACAAGtatgtcatcatcatcagcaaagCCCAGCCTATGGGAAGGCTCAAGGGGCAGATGATCTACAAGGTTATTTCGACCGAGATTCTCCCCATGCGCGAGCGACAGATCCACGACCCGGACGAAGACACCTTTATCAACCTCCTCAAGACATTCCTGGCTCAGGCGCCTCTGTACTTTTCCTACTCGACCGACCTGACCAACTCCATCCAGCGCCAATCCCATGCCGACACCTCCCGACCCCTATGGCTGAGGACAGATGACCGCTTCTTCTACAACAAGCATCTGCAGTCAGAGCTGATACGGTTCCGGACCGCCGGCTCACGCAGCCAGCCTGGCCCGCAGCCTGCGACCGACCCGTACATCCTGCCTTGTATCTTTGGTATGCTCGAGATCAAGCAGACCAAGTTCAAGAGCACGCCTCTGACCATCATCTTAATCTCCCGACGCTCGCGATACCGTGGTGGAACTCGATTCTTTACTCGTGGTGTCGATGAGGAGGGCCATGTCGCCAACTACAACGAGACGGAGCAGATTGTCATTCTCAACGACAGCAGTACAGGGCTGGGAGGGTTCGCAGGCAGCAGTGATATGCAAAGTGGCAAGTTTGGCACGTCGGCAGGCCAGGAGGTGCAGGTCCTGTCCTACGTCCAAACCCGCGGCAGCGTGCCGACTTTCTGGTCTGAGATTAACAACTTGAAATATACGCCGAAAATTCAAGTGCGAAGCACCGATGCTGCTCTCGCCGCGGCAGCGAAGCATTTCGAAGAGCAGATCCGTATCTACGGCGACAACTACCTCATCAACTTGGTCAACCACAAGGGGCGAGAgcaaaaggtcaaggagTCTTACGAGCAGATGACCAAGGCTCTCGTATCTATGCCCAAAGAGCAGCGAGAAGCCAACCGCCTCACCGATGAGAAGTTTACGACCATCCAACCGGGCTCGAGCCGCCAACAGTTTGATCGCCTCCACTACGTCTACTTTGACTACCATAGCGAGACAAAGGGCATGCAGATGCACAAGGCCCATGCCATCGTCGACAGGCTTCGTGAAGCTGTTGATGCGCAAGGCTATTTCCGCGGCGTTGACATGCCTGGAAACAACGACGGACGGATCGAAGCCCGCAGTCTGCAGACCAGCGTCATGCGCACAAACTGCATGGACTGTCTCGACCGTACCAACGTCGTCCAGAGCATCTTTGCCCGCCACATGCTCGACCGCATGCTGGTAGATGTCGGTCTGCTCGCACAGGGCTCGACGTTCCGCAACGAGGATCCCGAGTTCGAGGTCCTCTTCCGCAACATCTGGGCCGACAATGCCGATGTTGTGTCCACGGCCTACTCTGGAACGGGCGCCATGAAGACCGACGTCACCAGGACTGGTAAGCGTACCAAGATGGGAGCCTTGCAAGACGGCCGTATTGGTGTCACCAGATACTGTCTCAACAATTTCCTCGACGGTCCTCGTCAGGATGCCTATGACCTCTTTCTCGGAGTATACCAGCCGGGAGAAGCCAATGCCGGTACCaatctcatctttggcgacagGCGGCCGATTCTCATCCAGGCTATCCCCTACATCCTTGCCTTTAGCGCCTTTATCGTCCTCGTGGGCATCTTTACCCCACGACCACCCAACTCGAGCATTCTCCCCATGCGGCTCTTTATTCTCTTCTGGTCCAGCGTGGCAGCTTGGTGTTTCTACTTTGTCTGGACTCACGGCATGCTCTAT GTAAACTGGCCTCGTTTGAACCCGTTGTCATATGCTGTTGATGGCTACGCCGACAACTTCTCCAAGGCTAGAAAGGACAAGGTCATTGGATCGTTTGTTGCTAGACATGAGCGTGGACTAAGTACGGCCCGTTTCATCAACGCAGAGGAGGGCAAAAAGAGGATTGAGTAG
- a CDS encoding uncharacterized protein (EggNog:ENOG41) — protein MFGRDMRRSLLYVVPALIILCAIISTYRLSPDEIRINRWMQPADGKADFSQGKANAGSTHEEAEVPLSFGKPEAAGDAPKSYPTGNKSVPLDIQTSHQEIFSTSTSDGKYFSIDFAGKHNGMNPNIIPHPTLENTWIVAAQMVRGEAEQTVHFTELVCNAAFQGNVLRCLQPPNVLPVVPTKGGKCEGDLAYFSSNIGPHDARVVYGPDTPYIIYGSNSQFTCFGQFIQDFRELVDWRGKEAGSQIFLEGTEMQRPLPWNAIEKNWFPFWDPFGNMYIHYDVSPKRAFAQIGADGTVGLDLSIGTEAEDAECIAKYYPPILNSLESIHQASNSLKITMCKRTDAICIANESNTFIFTIWQHKTFYNFHGVYEPYLMLFQEHAPFAMHAVSKKPLWIHGRQQQHDKDTSDMFYVTSIAWKRPGVTYHGYLDDELFIGFGIEDRESGAIDVTAEELMSGLGLCTEA, from the coding sequence ATGTTTGGGAGAGACATGAGGCGCTCATTGCTCTATGTGGTGCCTgccctcatcatcctctgcGCCATCATCAGTACATATAGGCTATCACCAGATGAAATCAGGATAAATCGATGGATGCAGCCAGCCGACGGCAAAGCCGACTTCAGTCAGGGCAAAGCAAATGCCGGCTCAACTCATGAAGAAGCGGAAGTGCCTCTAAGTTTTGGAAAACCTGAGGCTGCGGGAGATGCTCCGAAGTCGTATCCCACAGGTAACAAGTCTGTCCCTCTTGATATTCAGACCTCTCATCAGGAGATCTTCTCAACCTCAACTTCAGACGGAAAGTACTTTTCCATCGACTTTGCGGGCAAGCACAATGGCATGAACCCCAACATCATCCCTCACCCAACTCTGGAGAATACATGGATTGTGGCGGCTCAGATGGTACGGGGGGAGGCCGAGCAAACCGTCCACTTCACAGAACTTGTCTGCAACGCCGCTTTTCAGGGCAACGTCTTACGATGCCTCCAGCCTCCAAATGTCCTCCCTGTTGTGCCAACAAAGGGTGGCAAATGTGAGGGCGATCTCGCCTACTTCAGCTCCAACATCGGCCCTCATGACGCCCGTGTTGTGTACGGCCCAGATACGCCGTACATCATTTACGGCTCGAACTCCCAGTTCACATGCTTCGGCCAGTTCATTCAAGACTTCCGCGAACTTGTTGACTGGAGAGGAAAGGAAGCCGGTTCTCAGATCTTCCTTGAGGGTACAGAGATGCAGCGCCCGCTGCCATGGAATGCCATCGAGAAGAACTGGTTTCCTTTCTGGGACCCCTTTGGTAACATGTACATCCACTACGACGTCTCGCCTAAACGAGCGTTTGCTCAAATCGGCGCTGATGGTACAGTTGGCCTCGATCTGTCAATTGGAACCGAGGCGGAAGATGCCGAATGCATTGCAAAATACTACCCCCCAATCCTCAACTCTCTCGAGTCGATCCATCAGGCGTCCAACTCGCTTAAAATTACCATGTGCAAGCGAACAGATGCCATCTGCATTGCTAATGAAAGTAacaccttcatcttcaccatATGGCAGCACAAGACCTTTTACAACTTCCACGGAGTCTACGAGCCGTACCTTATGCTCTTCCAGGAGCACGCACCTTTTGCGATGCACGCCGTGTCGAAAAAGCCACTCTGGATCCacggccgccagcagcaacacgaCAAAGACACTTCAGACATGTTTTATGTTACATCAATCGCTTGGAAGCGTCCCGGCGTTACGTATCACGGATACCTGGACGACGAGCTTTTTATTGGATTTGGCATTGAGGATAGGGAGTCAGGGGCTATTGACGTTACGGCTGAGGAGTTAATGTCGGGACTTGGGCTTTGCACAGAGGCATAA